Proteins co-encoded in one Setaria viridis chromosome 9, Setaria_viridis_v4.0, whole genome shotgun sequence genomic window:
- the LOC117840306 gene encoding histone H2B.3 — MALKAEKKPAGEEEEEMPAGKKPKAEKRLPASREGGKEKGKKKAKKGVETYKNYIFKVLKQVHPDIGISSKAMSIMNSFINDIFEKLVQEAARLTRYNKKPTITSREIQTSVRLVLHGELAKHAVFEGAKAVTKFTTN; from the coding sequence ATGGCGCTCAAGGCCGAGAAGAAGccggcgggcgaggaggaggaggagatgcccgcagggaagaagcccaaggcgGAGAAGCGCCTACCGGCGAGTAGGGAGGGCGGcaaggagaaggggaagaagaaggctaagAAGGGTGTGGAGACCTACAAAAACTACATCTTCAAGGTGCTGAAGCAGGTGCACCCAGACATCGGCATCTCCTCCAAGGCCATGTCCATCATGAACTCATTCATCAACGACATCTTCGAGAAGCTGGTGCAGGAAGCCGCGCGCCTCACCCGCTACAACAAGAAGCCCACCATCACCTCCCGGGAGATCCAGACCTCCGTACGCCTTGTCCTCCACGGGGAGCTCGCCAAGCACGCCGTCTTCGAGGGCGCCAAGGCTGTCACCAAGTTCACCACCAACTAA
- the LOC117836195 gene encoding histone H2A translates to MDATGTGAGGKVKKGAAGRKAGGPRKKSVSRSVKAGLQFPVGRIGRYLKKGRYAQRVGTGAPVYLAAVLEYLAAEVLELAGNAARDNKKTRIIPRHVLLAIRNDEELGRLLAGVTIAHGGVLPNINPVLLPKKTAEKASSGGSKEAKSPKKAAKSPKKA, encoded by the exons ATGGACGCCACCGGTACCGGAGCGGGCGGCAAGGTGAAGAAGGGAGCGGCCGGGCGCAAGGCCGGCGGCCCGAGGAAGAAGTCGGTGTCGAGGTCCGTGAAGGCCGGGCTCCAGTTCCCCGTCGGCCGCATCGGGCGCTACCTCAAGAAGGGTCGCTACGCGCAGCGCGTCGGCACAGGCGCTCCCGtctacctcgccgccgtcctcgagtACCTGGCCGCTGAG GTTCTTGAGCTCGCCGGGAACGCTGCCAGGGACAACAAGAAGACCCGCATCATCCCCCGCCACGTGCTCCTGGCGATCCGCAACGACGAGGAGCTCGGGAGGCTGCTCGCCGGAGTCACCATCGCCCACGGCGGCGTCCTCCCCAACATCAACCCGGTCCTGCTGCCCAAGAAGACGGCAGAGAAGGCGTCCAGTGGCGGGAGCAAGGAGGCCAAGTCGCCGAAGAAGGCTGCCAAGTCCCCCAAGAAGGCTTAG
- the LOC117840639 gene encoding arginine biosynthesis bifunctional protein ArgJ, chloroplastic, which translates to MPPPSLLLLHSCAPLQPRPFRMNSRAAQSRVVVCSAASAEGFVPAAPILLSEGPWKQVEGGVTAAKGFKAAGIYGGLRAKGEKPDLALVACDVDATVAGAFTTNVVAAAPVLYCKNVLSTSKTGRAVLINAGQANAATGDLGYQDAVDSADAVAKLLNVSTDNILIQSTGVIGQRIKKEALLNSLPSLVGSLSSSVQGANSAAVAITTTDLVSKSIAVQTEIGGVAIRIGGMAKGSGMIHPNMATMLGVLTTDAQVSSDVWREMVRTSVSRSFNQITVDGDTSTNDCVIAMASGLSGLSGILSLDSTEAQQFQACLDAVMQGLAKSIAWDGEGATCLIEVTVSGANNEAEAAKIARAVASSSLVKAAVFGRDPNWGRIACSVGYSGIQFDANRLDISLGAIPLMKNGQPLPFDRSAASKYLKDAGDVHGTVNIDISVGSGGGNGKAWGCDLSYKYVEINAEYTT; encoded by the exons ATGCCGCCCCCGTCCCTCCTGCTCCTCCACTCCTGCGCCCCGCTTCAGCCCCGCCCCTTCCGGATGAACTCCCGGGCAGCTCAGAGCAGGGTCGTCGTCTGCTCCGCTGCGTCCGCCGAGGGGTTCGTCCCCGCAGCGCCGATCCTCCTCTCGGAGGGGCCCTGGAAGCAG GTGGAAGGCGGCGTTACTGCCGCAAAGGGGTTCAAGGCGGCGGGCATCTACGGTGGGTTGCGCGCCAAGGGCGAGAAGCCCGACTTGGCATTGGTCGCCTGCGACGTCGACGCCACCGTAGCAG GAGCTTTTACTACAAACGTCGTTGCAGCCGCACCTGTTTTGTATTGTAAGAACGTCCTCAGTACATCGAAAACT GGCCGTGCTGTGTTAATTAATGCTGGACAAGCAAATGCTGCAACT GGTGATCTTGGCTATCAGGATGCAGTTGATAGTGCAGATGCTGTTGCCAAG CTTCTCAATGTGAGCACAGATAACATACTTATTCAGTCTACTGGTGTCATTGGTCAAAGAATAAAGAAG GAGGCACTTTTAAATTCACTGCCTAGTCTTGTGGGCTCGCTGTCTTCTTCAGTTCAGGG TGCGAATTCTGCTGCTGTGGCTATTACAACTACAGACCTTGTTAGCAAGAGCATTGCTGTCCAGACTGAG ATTGGAGGAGTGGCTATCAGAATAGGAGGAATGGCTAAAGGTTCTGGAATGATTCACCCAAATATGGCAACTATGCTCGGT GTTTTAACCACTGATGCTCAAGTCAGCAGTGATGTCTGGAGAGAAATGGTCCGAACGTCAGTGAGTAGAAGTTTCAACCAAATTACG GTGGATGGTGATACAAGTACCAATGACTGTGTTATTGCTATGGCAAGTGGGTTATCTGGTTTATCTGGAATTCTCAGTCTTGACAGCACGGAGGCTCAACAGTTCCAAGCATGCCTAGATGCA GTAATGCAAGGTCTTGCAAAATCCATTGCGTGGGATGGTGAGGGTGCAACGTGCTTAATCGAG GTTACTGTAAGTGGTGCCAACAATGAGGCAGAAGCTGCTAAAATTGCTCGTGCAGTAGCATCTTCTTCTCTGGTTAAA GCCGCTGTGTTCGGAAGAGACCCAAATTGGGGCCGTATTGCTTGCTCAGTTGGCTATTCAGGCATTCAGTTTGACGCAAATCGACTTGATATTTCTCTGGGAGCTATTCCACTAATGAAAAATGGTCAACCACTACCCTTTGACAG ATCCGCTGCTAGCAAGTATCTCAAAGATGCTGGAGATGTCCATGGTACTGTGAACATCGATATATCAGTTG ggagtggaggaggaaatGGAAAGGCATGGGGCTGTGATCTGAGCTACAAATATGTTGAAATAAATGCTGAATATACGACGTGA
- the LOC117840776 gene encoding uncharacterized protein, which yields MASPPPSAQLPTSAAAAAGNGRAASPSPVDALFLQNLMSRVQLRPPFLDTNSFLTQDLDDFLLNEFAALSAAAGASDDDEDEGEDDGLAGGEGSGEARRRRMLAREEAKLEKEIVRMVLSGEAEEKLKPNSGQSVAVGDHHLCVGFHDEPGGEYRVWEWHGHVMLFDDEDGYSAEYIYGNHFEPLAAATARAKKKEKEKREKDLSMGLRDLVVGTDDGVNGNRSKENGSSGGPRVVRRNVVNSPAAPAR from the coding sequence atggcctcgccgccgccgtctgccCAGCTCCccacctccgcggccgccgccgcgggcaacGGCCGGGCCGCCTCCCCTTCGCCGGTGGACGCGCTCTTCCTCCAGAACCTCATGAGCCGCGTCCAGCTACGCCCTCCCTTCCTCGACACCAACTCCTTCCTCACCCAGGACCTCGACGACTTCCTCCTCAACGAATTCGCCGCGctctcggccgccgccggggcgtccgatgacgacgaggacgagggaGAGGACgacgggctcgccggcggcgagggctccggggaggcgaggcggcggcggatgctgGCCAGGGAGGAGGCCAAGCTGGAGAAGGAGATCGTGCGGATGGTCCTCTCCGGGGAGGCCGAGGAGAAGCTCAAGCCCAACTCGGGTCAGTCCGTGGCCGTCGGCGACCACCACCTCTGCGTCGGCTTCCACGACGAGCCCGGCGGGGAGTACCGCGTCTGGGAGTGGCACGGCCACGTCATGCTCTTCGACGACGAGGATGGGTACTCCGCAGAGTACATCTACGGCAACCACTTcgagccgctcgccgccgccacggccagggccaagaagaaggagaaggagaagagggaaAAGGACCTGAGCATGGGGCTTCGGGATTTGGTTGTGGGCACCGACGACGGTGTCAATGGCAATCGATCCAAGGAAAACGGCAGCAGTGGAGGACCTAGGGTAGTGCGCAGGAATGTTGTCAATTCCCCTGCCGCGCCTGCAAGGTAA
- the LOC117835409 gene encoding ATP synthase subunit b', chloroplastic, protein MATALMAAATTSCSPRRAAPLLKPMASSSSSPSSARARRPLAQQLPRLLATAAAAVAAAPLPALAEQMEKAALFDFNLTLPAIATEFLLLMVALDKLYFTPLGKFMDERDAKIRGELGDVKDASEEVKQLEEQAAAIMKAARAEIAAALNKMKKETTAELEAKLDEGRRRVEAELVEALANLEAQKEEAVKALDAQIASLSDEIVKKVLPSA, encoded by the coding sequence ATGGCGACGGCTCTGATGGCTgcggccaccacctcctgctccccgcgccgcgcggcgccgctcCTGAAGCCgatggcctcctcctcgtcctcgcccagctcggcgcgggcgcggcggcccctGGCGCAGCAGCTCCCGCGGCtgctggcgacggcggcggcggcggtggcggccgcacCGCTCCCGGCGCTGGCGGAGCAGATGGAGAAGGCGGCGCTCTTCGACTTCAACCTGACGCTCCCGGCGATCGCGACCGAGTTCCTGCTGCTCATGGTGGCGCTGGACAAGCTCTACTTCACGCCGCTCGGCAAGTTCATGGACGAGCGGGACGCCAAGATCCGCGGCGAGCTTGGCGACGTCAAGGACGCCTCCGAGGAGGTCAAGCAGCTGGAGGAGCAGGCCGCCGCCATCATGAAGGCCGCGCGCGCCGAGATCGCCGCGGCGCtcaacaagatgaagaaggagacCACCGCCGAGCTGGAGGCCAAGCTGGacgagggccgccgccgcgtcgaggCCGAGCTCGTCGAGGCGCTCGCCAACCTCGAGGCgcagaaggaggaggccgtcaaGGCGCTCGACGCGCAGATCGCCTCGCTCAGCGACGAGATCGTCAAGAAGGTGCTCCCATCCGCGTGA
- the LOC117840251 gene encoding uncharacterized protein: protein MWNCSVPHPLLLPYGDDYVKCESSSSPAGAVGLDRILPAGYDLCHSLNLSPSLHGLQTPTLFATNGSENYLGASPIYSETRPAVSQFSFTQPTAASPLVKWTAAGETMTGDGSRLRGSKRFKTTTATATETAQGPQHGLRCHAKPTRNRTVKAPCKRSQKLGDKITALQQLVSPYGKTDTASVLHEAATCIKHLHEQIQILTASYPAISSPASQQVPDVLGICALKTESFGFLFCDRQDTGEEEGATNLRRRGLCLAPLSPEVVQLAVTVEAALRHRDTADTEDRWRLLGTL from the exons ATGTGGAACTGCTCTGTGCCGCACCCGCTCTTGCTGCCGTACGGCGACGACTACG TCAAATGTGAGAGCTCAAGTTCACCGGCAGGAGCTGTGGGTCTGGACAGGAT ACTACCAGCGGGGTATGATCTGTGCCATTCTCTGAACTTGTCACCGTCACTGCACGGACTTCAGACGCCAACGCTTTTTGCTACGAACGGTTCAGAGAACTATCTAG GCGCGAGTCCGATCTACAGCGAGACCCGCCCAGCGGTTTCTCAGTTCAGCTTCACCCAGCCAACTGCTGCTTCT CCATTAGTGAAATGGACGGCAGCGGGGGAGACGATGACCGGTGACGGCAGCCGTCTCAGGGGATCAAAAAGGTTCAAGACAACGACGGCAACAGCAACAGAAACAGCACAAGGTCCGCAGCACGGCCTGCGTTGCCATGCCAAGCCAACAAGAAATCGGACTGTGAAG GCACCATGTAAGAGGAGCCAGAAGCTGGGGGACAAGATCACGGCGCTTCAGCAGCTAGTCTCTCCTTATGGCAAG ACGGATACCGCGTCGGTGCTCCACGAGGCAGCCACCTGCATCAAGCACCTCCATGAGCAGATCCAG ATTCTGACGGCCTCCTACCCTGCGATTAGCTCACCAGCGTCACAGCAGGTACCTGATGTTCTGGGCAT ATGTGCTCTGAAAACCGAAAGCTTTGGCTTTCTGTTCTGTGACCGGCAGGATACTggcgaggaagaaggcgcgACGAATctgcgccggcgaggcctcTGCCTGGCGCCGCTGTCCCCGGAGGTCGTGCAGCTTGCGGTGACGGTCGAGGCGGCGCTCCGCCACCGCGACACGGCCGACACGGAGGATCGCTGGCGCTTGCTCGGCACCCTGTAG